From the genome of Caballeronia sp. TF1N1, one region includes:
- a CDS encoding IS5 family transposase: protein MRGPDSYTESMFTMSRLDDFVPANHPLRPIRLWLNEALRRMDEVFSRMYESEAKGGRPSIAPEKLIRALLLQVLYSIRSERMLMEQISYNMLFRWFVGLAMDDAVWDHSTFSKNRDRLMVHDVMVSLFNETVETARVQGHLSGEHFSVDGTLIQAWAGHKSFVPKTKSDDDSPPEGGDGSQENWRGEKRSNDTHESSTDSQARLFRKSRGTGAVLCYMGHVLTDNRHGLVVNAQVTQANGTAERDAAAQMLADAAQFAGTTITVGADKNYDTAGFVATCRENNVTPHVAQNDARAGGSAIDARTTRWPGYAISQCKRKRIEQVFGWAKTVGRIRQAMYRGLKRVDQLFVLTQAAYNLTRMRTLAAKAA from the coding sequence CGCCTGTGGCTGAACGAGGCGCTCAGGCGCATGGACGAGGTGTTTTCGCGCATGTACGAGAGCGAGGCCAAGGGCGGTCGCCCGAGCATCGCGCCGGAGAAACTGATACGCGCGCTGTTGTTGCAGGTGTTGTATTCGATTCGCAGCGAACGCATGCTGATGGAGCAAATCTCCTACAACATGCTGTTTCGATGGTTCGTCGGACTGGCGATGGATGATGCGGTCTGGGACCACTCTACCTTCAGCAAGAACCGCGACCGGCTGATGGTCCACGATGTCATGGTCAGCTTGTTCAACGAGACTGTCGAGACGGCGCGCGTGCAAGGTCACCTGTCGGGCGAGCACTTCAGCGTCGACGGCACGCTCATTCAGGCGTGGGCGGGACACAAGAGTTTCGTGCCCAAGACAAAGTCGGATGACGATTCGCCGCCTGAGGGCGGAGACGGCTCGCAGGAGAACTGGCGCGGCGAGAAACGCAGCAACGACACCCATGAATCCAGCACGGACAGTCAGGCGCGCTTGTTCCGCAAGAGTCGTGGCACGGGCGCGGTGCTTTGTTACATGGGTCACGTGCTGACCGATAATCGGCATGGTCTCGTGGTCAACGCACAGGTCACGCAGGCCAATGGCACGGCCGAACGGGATGCGGCCGCGCAGATGCTTGCGGATGCTGCGCAATTTGCCGGTACGACCATAACGGTCGGTGCTGACAAGAACTACGATACGGCGGGCTTCGTGGCGACGTGTCGCGAGAACAACGTGACACCGCACGTGGCGCAAAACGATGCACGCGCGGGCGGTTCCGCGATTGACGCTCGAACCACACGATGGCCAGGCTATGCAATCAGTCAGTGCAAACGCAAACGCATCGAGCAGGTGTTCGGATGGGCAAAGACCGTTGGCAGAATTCGGCAGGCGATGTATCGAGGTCTGAAGCGAGTCGACCAGCTCTTCGTGCTCACTCAGGCGGCGTACAACCTCACTCGCATGCGAACGCTTGCTGCTAAGGCAGCTTGA